Within the Enterococcus hirae ATCC 9790 genome, the region CTAAAAAAACCGTGCCAACAACATTTGAATTTACGGATATTGCAGGAATCGTTAAAGGTGCAAGTAAAGGGGAAGGCTTGGGAAATCAATTTCTAAGTCATATCCGCCAAGTTGATGCGATTTGTCATGTGGTCCGTTGTTTCGATGATGACAACATCACACATGTTGAAGGACGAGTTGACCCATTAGCGGATATTGATACGATCAATCTAGAATTAGTATTGGCAGATCTGGAATCGATCACTAAACGCTATACTCGAGTAGCAAAAATCGCAAAAACGAAAGATAAAGATGCAGTTGCTGAATTAGCTGTTTTAGATAAAATCAAGCCAGTCCTGGAAGAAGGACGTTCAGCTCGCTCTATCGAATTTACGGACGAAGAACAAAAAATCGTTAAATCATTGTTTTTATTGACTACCAAACCAATCTTATATGTAGCAAACGTTGCAGAAGATGAAGTAGCAGATAGCGATACGAATCACTACGTTCAAGCTGTACGTAATTTTGCTGCCGAAGAAAATGCAGAAGTTATCGTAGTCAGCGCACGTGCAGAGGAAGAAATTGCTGAACTAGATGAAGAAGATAAAGCAGAATTCTTAGAAGCTTTAGGAATTGAAGAGTCTGGATTAGATCAATTAATTCGTGCAGCTTATGATTTGCTAGGATTAGCTACGTACTTTACAGCAGGAGAACAAGAAGTTCGGGCTTGGACATTTAAAAAAGGCATCAAAGCACCTCAAGCAGCTGGGATTATCCATTCAGACTTTGAGCGTGGATTTATCCGTGCGGAAACTGTTTCTTTTGAAGATCTAGATCATTATGGAAATATGCATGCTGCCAAAGAAGCTGGCCGTGTTCGTCTAGAAGGTAAAGACTATGTAGTCCAAGATGGCGACGTTATGTTATTCCGTTTTAATGTATAAAAGGGCTATCAAACGATACGTATAGTATGTTAGAATGTCTTTTGTGACAACCGTTAAAGTAGCGGCTAAGGAGGACTATTTAGATCATGGAATCAGAACAATTACGTGAAATTGTAAAAGAAAACAATCAATTAGAAGAAAAATTAACTAAAAGAAACCAACAATATATTTTTGACTTAAAAAAATCTTTAGAAGCAGCTAATCTATCCGAAGAGGAAAAGGTAAAAGCACTTCATGACATCCTTCCAACCTTAGTGTCTGAACAAAAAGGTGGAAAAACAGCCAGACAATTATTTGGAACTGTCTCTGAAAGAACTGAAGCAATTATCAACAAACCAGTTGAAGCAAAGGTAAATTCTAAACCACTATTGATGTGGCTAGACAATACATTCCTGTTATTAGGTTTGTTGAGTATCATGATTGCTATTACCGGATTGTTTTCACGTGGAACAACGCCAGCTTATGGAATCACAACTTTGGTCTTCGGATCAGCTGTTGGTGGTTGGGTATTTTACCTGATGTATAAATACATTTATCAATATGAGTATCCGGGAGCAGATCGTAGTAAAAAGCCAGGTATGGGTAAAACATTGTTGATCTTAACTGGAACTACATTGGTCTGGGTGGTTGCCTTTTCCGCTACCACACTTCTTCCTCCAGTACTGAATCCGTTGTTAGATCCAGTAGTTATCATCATTATTGGGGCTGCTGCACTAGCTTTGCGTTATTACATGAAGAAAAAATATGGAATCGTTGGAAGTTTATCTGTACCTAGAAGATAATTCGTTAAAGTACGATTCGATGTATATCAATGATGAGGGATCATTATTTGAAACAGTTGTTTGTTTTGAATAGTGGTCTCTTATTTTTTATGGAGAAATGGTTAAAACAGAAAGAACAAAAATTTGAGAAACTTGGTAAATTTAATCAGTAGCTTCTCTTAAAAGAGTTTCTCGTTATTAACCATATATGACTTGTGATGGAAACGCTTATAATAAGGATATTCTTAGAAACAGTCCGGATTATGGGAAGACGGTTGACTTAATAGAAAAAATCGATTATTTTAATAGATAAACTAAAAACTAGAGGAGTGGTACTAAAAATGTCCAACTGGGAAACAAAGTTCACGAAAAAAGGGTTTACTTTCGATGATGTCTTACTGATACCAGCAGAAAGTCACGTGTTACCAAACGAAGTGGATATGAGTGTACAATTAGCAAAAAATATTAAGTTGAATATCCCGATCATCAGTGCAAGTATGGACACTGTAACTGATAGTAAGATGGCTATTGCGATGGCTAGACAAGGTGGATTAGGTGTTATTCATAAAAATATGACAATTAGTCAACAAGCAGACGAAGTGCGCAAAGTCAAACGTTCTGAAAGTGGTGTGATCATTGATCCATTTTTCTTAACACCGCAACATCTTGTAGCAGATGCAGAAGAATTGATGAGCAAATATCGAATTAGCGGTGTACCGATCGTTGAGACTTTAGAAAACAGAAAACTTGTTGGTATTATTACGAACCGTGACATGCGCTTTGTAACTGATTATCATATGGAAATCAATGATGTGATGACCAAAGAAAACTTAGTAACAGCCCCAGTCGGTACTTCTCTAAAAGACGCAGAAAAAATATTGCAAAAACATAAAATTGAAAAATTACCTATCGTTGACAACGATGGTTGTTTAAGTGGATTGATCACAATCAAAGATATTGAAAAAGTGATTGAATTTCCCAACGCTGCCAAAGATGAACATGGACGTCTACTTGTAGCTGCTGCTGTTGGTGTAACAAGTGATACATTTGAGCGTGCAGGTGCCTTGTTGGAAGCAGGAGCAGATGCGATCGTTATTGATACAGCACATGGTCATAGTGCTGGAGTGATTCGTAAAATCCAAGAAATTCGTTCTACCTTTAAAGATGCTACTTTGATTGCCGGTAACGTAGCGACAGCGGAAGCAACAAAAGCATTATATGATGCTGGTGTGGATGTCGTAAAAGTCGGTATCGGACCAGGATCAATTTGTACAACACGTGTGGTTGCCGGTGTAGGTGTACCACAATTAACAGCGATTTATGATGCTGCTTCTGTCGCACGACAATATGGCAAAGCAATTATTGCTGATGGCGGAATCAAATATTCAGGTGATATCGTCAAAGCATTAGCTGCTGGAGGACATGCCGTCATGTTAGGTAGTATGTTGGCCGGTACAGATGAATCTCCAGGTGAATTTGAGATTTTCCAAGGACGACGTTTTAAAACTTATCGTGGTATGGGTTCATTGGGCGCAATGGAAAAAGGTTCAAAAGATCGTTATTTCCAAGGTAGCGTCAATGAAGCGAATAAATTAGTACCAGAAGGAATCGAAGGACGTGTGGCCTACAAAGGAAGCGTTGCGGATATTATCTTCCAAATGATCGGTGGATTAAAATCTGGTATGGGTTATGTTGGGGCAGGCAACTTGAAACAATTGCGTGACGAAGCACAATTCATCCAAATGAGTGGCAATGGGTTGAAAGAATCCCATCCACATGATGTCCAAATCACAAAAGAAGCACCTAACTATTCAGTAGAATCTTAATAAAAAAGAGATAAAAGTAGTGGGAAATCTAGCAGAATGCCAGATTTAAAGTAACAATGCTCGATTTATGAACATCAAAGTTAGTAGAATCTTACTAGCTTTGGTGTTTTTTTGTTGTCAGCGGATGCGATAGTTCTATCTAATTGATTGATTTAATTTCAAACCTGTATCTTTGATGTGGATCGTTTGATCAAACAAATATATGACAGATGAATTTGTCTTTTAACATTTTAGATTAGAAGTTTTAGGGAGTCTACCCGCATTTTTGTCTGGTTCGTTGTTTTTTGAAAAAAAGTCTAGGACGAATAGAATCTCTATCCGTCCTAGACTTTAGCGTCATCCTTTTTATGATTTAAAGTAATAGCAAGATTTCTCTCCATCAACATTATTTGACAAAGAGCCTAGTTTTTATTGTGTTATCAGTCCACTTTTTGATCTAGCTCTATTTATTTGATTACTTTTAAATTTCCCATGTAAGGAACTAATACTTCTGGAACAGTCACTGATCCATCTTCATTTTGGTAGTTTTCAAGGATCGCTGCGACAGTTCGGCCGACTGCAAGTCCTGAACCATTCAGTGTATGAGCATAGTGGATTTTTCCGTCTGCATCACGGTAACGGATCATTGCGCGTCGTGCTTGGAAATCTTCACAGTTTGAACATGAGCTGATTTCACGATATGTTTCTTGTGCAGGGATCCATACTTCTAAGTCATATGTTTTGGCAGCAGAGAAGCCCATATCTCCAGTAGATAATGCTACTACACGGTAAGGTAAATGTAATTTTTGTAGAATATCTTCAGCATCGGCTGTCATTTTTTCTAGCTCATCATAAGAATGTTCTGCATCAGAGAATTTGACCATTTCTACTTTATTAAATTGGTGTAAACGAATCAATCCTCGAGTATCACGGCCGGCACTCCCTGCTTCCGAACGAAATGCGGGACTAAGAGCAGTGAAATAAATCGGTAAATCTTGCCCATCTAAGATCTCATCGTTGTAATAGTTTGTTAATGGAACTTCCGCTGTTGGGATCAATGTCAAATCTGTATCTTCTAATTGGAAAACATCTTCTTTAAACTTAGGAAATTGCCCAGTTCCGAACATAGCCCGACTATTTACGATATAAGGAGTAATCATTTCTGTATAGTCATGTTCATAGATGTGTTGATCTAGCATAAAGTTATAAACGGCACGTTCTAAGCGAGCACCTAATCCTTTATAGTAAACAAAACGACTTCCAGAAACTTTTGCCCCTCTTTCAAAGTCTAAGATACCTAAGTTTTCAGCGATTTCCCAATGTGGTTTCGGTTCAAATGAAAAATTACGAGGCGTGTTCCAACGACGAACTTCCACGTTGTCCTCTTCGTCTTTTCCAACAGGTACAGAATCATCTGGTAAATTTGGTAAGGTAGTCGCAATTTGATGTAACTTTTCATCTACTTGCGCTACTTCTTCATCAAGAGCTTTAATGTTGCCCCCAACTTCTTTCATTTCATTGATTTTAGCTGTTGCATCTTCTTTGTTCCGTTTTAATTGCGCAATTTCTGCTGAAACATCATTACGATATTTTTTTAATTCTTCCGTTTTAACAAGTAATTTTCGACGACTTTCATCTAATTCCATAAATTCAGCTAAGGTTTCTTTTTTGACCCCACGAGTCATTAATTTTTCTTGAACATAATCAAAATTTTGACGCATCATTTTTACATCTAACATTGCAATTCCTCCTTAAATATA harbors:
- the ychF gene encoding redox-regulated ATPase YchF, which codes for MALTAGIVGLPNVGKSTLFNAITKAGAEAANYPFATIDPNVGMVEVPDWRLQRLTELVHPKKTVPTTFEFTDIAGIVKGASKGEGLGNQFLSHIRQVDAICHVVRCFDDDNITHVEGRVDPLADIDTINLELVLADLESITKRYTRVAKIAKTKDKDAVAELAVLDKIKPVLEEGRSARSIEFTDEEQKIVKSLFLLTTKPILYVANVAEDEVADSDTNHYVQAVRNFAAEENAEVIVVSARAEEEIAELDEEDKAEFLEALGIEESGLDQLIRAAYDLLGLATYFTAGEQEVRAWTFKKGIKAPQAAGIIHSDFERGFIRAETVSFEDLDHYGNMHAAKEAGRVRLEGKDYVVQDGDVMLFRFNV
- a CDS encoding DUF1129 domain-containing protein; this translates as MESEQLREIVKENNQLEEKLTKRNQQYIFDLKKSLEAANLSEEEKVKALHDILPTLVSEQKGGKTARQLFGTVSERTEAIINKPVEAKVNSKPLLMWLDNTFLLLGLLSIMIAITGLFSRGTTPAYGITTLVFGSAVGGWVFYLMYKYIYQYEYPGADRSKKPGMGKTLLILTGTTLVWVVAFSATTLLPPVLNPLLDPVVIIIIGAAALALRYYMKKKYGIVGSLSVPRR
- the guaB gene encoding IMP dehydrogenase, with the protein product MSNWETKFTKKGFTFDDVLLIPAESHVLPNEVDMSVQLAKNIKLNIPIISASMDTVTDSKMAIAMARQGGLGVIHKNMTISQQADEVRKVKRSESGVIIDPFFLTPQHLVADAEELMSKYRISGVPIVETLENRKLVGIITNRDMRFVTDYHMEINDVMTKENLVTAPVGTSLKDAEKILQKHKIEKLPIVDNDGCLSGLITIKDIEKVIEFPNAAKDEHGRLLVAAAVGVTSDTFERAGALLEAGADAIVIDTAHGHSAGVIRKIQEIRSTFKDATLIAGNVATAEATKALYDAGVDVVKVGIGPGSICTTRVVAGVGVPQLTAIYDAASVARQYGKAIIADGGIKYSGDIVKALAAGGHAVMLGSMLAGTDESPGEFEIFQGRRFKTYRGMGSLGAMEKGSKDRYFQGSVNEANKLVPEGIEGRVAYKGSVADIIFQMIGGLKSGMGYVGAGNLKQLRDEAQFIQMSGNGLKESHPHDVQITKEAPNYSVES
- the serS gene encoding serine--tRNA ligase, giving the protein MLDVKMMRQNFDYVQEKLMTRGVKKETLAEFMELDESRRKLLVKTEELKKYRNDVSAEIAQLKRNKEDATAKINEMKEVGGNIKALDEEVAQVDEKLHQIATTLPNLPDDSVPVGKDEEDNVEVRRWNTPRNFSFEPKPHWEIAENLGILDFERGAKVSGSRFVYYKGLGARLERAVYNFMLDQHIYEHDYTEMITPYIVNSRAMFGTGQFPKFKEDVFQLEDTDLTLIPTAEVPLTNYYNDEILDGQDLPIYFTALSPAFRSEAGSAGRDTRGLIRLHQFNKVEMVKFSDAEHSYDELEKMTADAEDILQKLHLPYRVVALSTGDMGFSAAKTYDLEVWIPAQETYREISSCSNCEDFQARRAMIRYRDADGKIHYAHTLNGSGLAVGRTVAAILENYQNEDGSVTVPEVLVPYMGNLKVIK